In Lathamus discolor isolate bLatDis1 chromosome 1, bLatDis1.hap1, whole genome shotgun sequence, the following are encoded in one genomic region:
- the SLC38A2 gene encoding sodium-coupled neutral amino acid symporter 2 isoform X2 — protein MILLLFVSIFSLYSVHLLLKTANEGGSLLYEQLGMKAFGMAGKLAASGSITMQNIGAMSSYLFIVKYELPLVIKTFMNIEETTGEWYLNGDYLVLLVSVILILPLSLLKNLGYLGYTSGFSLLCMVFFLIVVIWKMFQIPCPMDSDILNMTLVNVTLAPLVDQNITSDDMCKPKYFIFNSQTVYAVPILTFSFVCHPAILPIYEELKSRSRKRMMNVSYVSFFAMFLMYLLAALFGYLTFYGKVEPELLHTYSAYLGADVLLLIVRLAVLMAVTLTVPVVIFPIRSSITQLLWAGKEFRWWRHCSITVALLAFTNMLVIFVPTIRDIFGFIGASAAAMLIFILPSAFYIKLVKKEPMKSVQKIGAAFFFLSGILVMTGCMTLIILDWTQNVASDGH, from the exons gatCTTTATTGTACGAACAGTTGGGAATGAAGGCATTTGGTATGGCTGGAAAACTTGCTGCTTCTGGATCAATTACAATGCAGAACATTGGAG CTATGTCAAGCTACCTCTTCATAGTGAAATATGAGTTACCATTGGTCATCAAGACATTTATGAACATCGAAGAGACCACAGG agaaTGGTATCTTAACGGTGACTATTTAGTGCTGCTGGTGTCTGTCATCCTCATTCTTCCTCTGTCCTTACTGAAAAATTTAG GATATTTGGGCTATACCAGCGGCTTTTCCTTACTTTGCATGGTCTTCTTTCTGATTGTT GTAATTTGGAAGATGTTTCAGATCCCTTGTCCTATGGACAGCGATATCCTGAACATGACATTAGTAAATGTGACACTGGCACCTTTGGTGGATCAAAACATAACAAGTGATGATATGTGCAAgccaaaatatttcatcttcAATTCACAG actgTCTATGCTGTCCCAATCCtaacattttcctttgtgtgCCATCCTGCAATTCTTCCCATCTATGAAGAACTGAAAAG CCGAAGCCGTAAAAGGATGATGAATGTGTCCTATGTATCTTTCTTTGCCATGTTCCTCATGTATTTATTGGCTGCTCTCTTTGGATACCTGACATTTTACG GAAAAGTTGAACCAGAACTGCTTCATACCTACTCTGCTTATCTGGGTGCTGATGTTCTTCTTCTGATTGTGCGTCTTGCTGTACTTATGGCTGTAACCCTTACTGTACCTGTAGTTATTTTCCCA ATTCGCAGTTCCATTACCCAGCTGTTGTGGGCAGGGAAGGAGTTTAGATGGTGGCGTCACTGTTCCATTACAGTTGCTCTTCTGGCCTTTACCAACATGCTTGTTATCTTTGTCCCTACTATTCGAGATATCTTTGGATTCATTG GTGCATCTGCGGCTGCTATGCTGATCTTTATACTTCCTTCTGCCTTCTATATCAAGTTAGTGAAGAAGGAGCCAATGAAGTCAGTGCAAAAGATCGGG gctGCATTCTTCTTTCTAAGCGGCATACTTGTGATGACTGGGTGTATGACACTGATTATTCTAGACTGGACCCAGAATGTTGCATCTGATGGCCATTAA